From Musa acuminata AAA Group cultivar baxijiao chromosome BXJ3-8, Cavendish_Baxijiao_AAA, whole genome shotgun sequence, one genomic window encodes:
- the LOC103974293 gene encoding ATG8-interacting protein 1 isoform X2, with protein sequence MTDNVEGVEGTSSRGADWEVVSLTASAYAAAPGPNEFSPTDKSEEQEDITKLESSSALLMSGHFVFPPSEHENLPVEPDSSKNYSETEGHTPGVVSVDNGFDSLGKERQQSESNDDLHSFEFYDKGSQISTRDMVFEEGTGFQKLNLAGLEQGMLDDSESAAVHSETHKSDTEFEAEGSLDVIMDSPREHTKLCEDEVDRPNLPCQVWWKRHATSLYCHAKESNTFWSVVVAAAVMGVVIMGRRWQRDKWQLHQIKWRFSIRGEMISTFGPTGRFKNVLVGGHQHSPLVGGVGATASF encoded by the exons ATGACGGACAATGTAGAAGGGGTAGAGGGAACTTCTTCTCGTGGAGCTGACTGGGAGGTCGTGTCTCTCACAGCATCTGCCTATGCTGCTGCACCTGGACCGAATGAGTTTAGCCCTACTGATAAAAGTGAAGAACAGGAGGACATAACTAAACTTGAGTCTTCTTCTGCATTATTAATGTCTGGTCATTTTGTTTTTCCACCCAGTGAGCATGAGAATCTCCCTGTAGAACCAGACTCGAGCAAAAATTATAGTGAAACGGAGGGGCATACTCCTGGAGTGGTTAGTGTTGATAATGGATTTGATAGTCTGGGTAAAGAAAGGCAGCAGAGTGAATCCAATGATGACCTGCACAGTTTTGAGTTTTATGATAAAGGGAGTCAAATATCTACACGTGACATGGTATTCGAAGAGGGCACTGGATTTCAAAAGCTAAACTTGGCTGGATTGGAGCAGGGTATGCTGGATGATTCTGAGTCTGCTGCTGTTCACTCTGAAACACATAAAAGTGACACCGAATTTGAGGCAGAAGGATCTTTGGATGTGATTATGGATTCTCCTCGGGAGCATACAAAACTATGTGAAGATGAAGTTGATCGACCTAACCTTCCTTGCCAAGTATGGTGGAAGAGGCATGCAACATCTTTGTATTGCCATGCAAAGGAATCCAATACATTTTGGTctgttgttgttgctgcagcTGTCATGGGGGTTGTAATCATGGGGCGGCGATGGCAGCGTGACAAATGGCAGCTTCATCAAATCAAATGGAGGTTTAGCATCCGTGGTGAG ATGATCAGCACGTTTGGGCCTACTGGCCGATTTAAAAATGTTCTGGTTGGTGGCCACCAGCATAGTCCATTGGTGGGTGGAGTTGGTGCTACGGCCAGCTTTTAG
- the LOC103974293 gene encoding ATG8-interacting protein 1 isoform X1, with protein sequence MTDNVEGVEGTSSRGADWEVVSLTASAYAAAPGPNEFSPTDKSEEQEDITKLESSSALLMSGHFVFPPSEHENLPVEPDSSKNYSETEGHTPGVVSVDNGFDSLGKERQQSESNDDLHSFEFYDKGSQISTRDMVFEEGTGFQKLNLAGLEQGMLDDSESAAVHSETHKSDTEFEAEGSLDVIMDSPREHTKLCEDEVDRPNLPCQVWWKRHATSLYCHAKESNTFWSVVVAAAVMGVVIMGRRWQRDKWQLHQIKWRFSIRGEKMISTFGPTGRFKNVLVGGHQHSPLVGGVGATASF encoded by the exons ATGACGGACAATGTAGAAGGGGTAGAGGGAACTTCTTCTCGTGGAGCTGACTGGGAGGTCGTGTCTCTCACAGCATCTGCCTATGCTGCTGCACCTGGACCGAATGAGTTTAGCCCTACTGATAAAAGTGAAGAACAGGAGGACATAACTAAACTTGAGTCTTCTTCTGCATTATTAATGTCTGGTCATTTTGTTTTTCCACCCAGTGAGCATGAGAATCTCCCTGTAGAACCAGACTCGAGCAAAAATTATAGTGAAACGGAGGGGCATACTCCTGGAGTGGTTAGTGTTGATAATGGATTTGATAGTCTGGGTAAAGAAAGGCAGCAGAGTGAATCCAATGATGACCTGCACAGTTTTGAGTTTTATGATAAAGGGAGTCAAATATCTACACGTGACATGGTATTCGAAGAGGGCACTGGATTTCAAAAGCTAAACTTGGCTGGATTGGAGCAGGGTATGCTGGATGATTCTGAGTCTGCTGCTGTTCACTCTGAAACACATAAAAGTGACACCGAATTTGAGGCAGAAGGATCTTTGGATGTGATTATGGATTCTCCTCGGGAGCATACAAAACTATGTGAAGATGAAGTTGATCGACCTAACCTTCCTTGCCAAGTATGGTGGAAGAGGCATGCAACATCTTTGTATTGCCATGCAAAGGAATCCAATACATTTTGGTctgttgttgttgctgcagcTGTCATGGGGGTTGTAATCATGGGGCGGCGATGGCAGCGTGACAAATGGCAGCTTCATCAAATCAAATGGAGGTTTAGCATCCGTGGTGAG AAGATGATCAGCACGTTTGGGCCTACTGGCCGATTTAAAAATGTTCTGGTTGGTGGCCACCAGCATAGTCCATTGGTGGGTGGAGTTGGTGCTACGGCCAGCTTTTAG
- the LOC135645122 gene encoding uncharacterized protein LOC135645122 — MQTMEAGLCSARTPSSQEESGDEELSVLPRHTKVIVTGNNRTKSVLVGLQGVVKKAVGLGGWHWLVLKNGVEVKLQRNALSVLEAPTGNEDDDDDIDCDNSFCSSSDMGDKDVDYSSLEFHKPTKPRVRHTRPWTSSAKSNGRGNHRDTHTNGHKPQMRLNLAKLGTPALWRYWRHFNLVNINPNPTKEQLIHGVQNHLLSQQLDEMQVIVGFIHTAKRLKTLYS, encoded by the exons ATGCAAACCATGGAAGCCGGGTTGTGTTCGGCCCGTACCCCATCTTCGCAGGAGGAAAGCGGTGATGAAGAGCTTTCGGTGCTTCCCCGGCACACTAAAGTCATTGTGACCGGCAACAACAGAACAAAGTCTGTTCTAGTTGGGCTTCAAGGTGTTGTGAAGAAAGCAGTCGGCCTCGGCGGCTGGCATTGGCTG GTACTAAAGAATGGGGTGGAAGTGAAGCTACAAAGAAATGCGCTGAGTGTGCTGGAAGCTCCTACTGGAAACGAGGACGATGATGATGACATCGACTGTGACAACTCATTCTGCAGTAGTTCAGATATGGGGGACAAAGATGTGGATTACT CTAGCTTGGAGTTTCATAAGCCGACAAAGCCAAGGGTACGACATACCAGGCCATGGACATCTTCAGCAAAGTCAAATGGGCGCGGCAACCATCGAGACACTCACACCAATGGCCATAAGCCCCAAATG AGATTAAATTTGGCCAAACTTGGGACACCAGCCTTGTGGAGATACTGGAGGCACTTCAATCTT GTGAACATCAACCCCAACCCCACAAAAGAACAACTGATTCATGGTGTGCAAAATCATTTGCTGTCGCAG CAACTGGACGAGATGCAGGTTATCGTAGGATTCATCCACACCGCCAAGAGATTGAAAACCCTCTACTCGTAG
- the LOC103974292 gene encoding silicon efflux transporter LSI2-like → MAMAAPVKVVLGCIAFGVFWVLAVFPAVPFLPVGRTAGSLLGAMLMVIFRVISPDDAYDAIDLPILGLLFGTMVVSVFLEKADMFKYLGKLLSWKSRGGKDLLFRICIVSAISSALFTNDTCCVVLTEFILKLARQNNLPPQPFLLALASSSNIGSAATPIGNPQNLVIAVQSGISFGKFLAGLFPAVLVGGLVNAAILLCYFWKLLSVDKDEEVASTVGEVVAEVDMTLHRFSPATMSHLTSMNSQEFASAMGSFARSPSLCGEFGHTCSLRCRTNSVDIDAQNASGIESMRASNASREVAEGAGNPQREEGASSRRVSRSFGSQRCGSRGEASLQASEPRESSMERWKGRIRKTCVYLVTIGMLISLLMGLNMSWTAITAALALVVLDFKDACPCLEKVSYSLLIFFCGMFITVDGFNKTGIPSALWDFLEPYSRIDRASGVALLSLVILLLSNVASNVPTVLLLGARIAASAALISPAEEMRAWLILAWVSTVAGNLSLLGSAANLIVCEQARRVEDFAYNLSFLGHLRFGVPSTLVVTGIGLLLVRSY, encoded by the exons ATGGCCATGGCAGCGCCGGTGAAGGTTGTTTTGGGCTGCATTGCCTTCGGAGTATTCTGGGTTTTGGCCGTGTTCCCTGCCGTCCCCTTCCTCCCCGTCGGGAGAACCGCAGGCTCCCTCCTCGGCGCCATGCTCATGGTCATCTTCCGCGTGATATCCCCGGACGATGCTTACGACGCGATCGACCTCCCCATCCTCGGCCTCCTCTTCGGAACCATGGTCGTCAGCGTCTTCCTCGAGAAGGCCGACATGTTCAAGTACCTGGGCAAATTGCTCTCCTGGAAGAGCAGAGGCGGCAAGGACTTGCTCTTCCGCATCTGTATCGTCTCTGCGATCTCCAGTGCCTTGTTCACCAACGACACCTGCTGCGTCGTGCTCACGGAATTCATACTGAAGCTCGCGAGGCAGAACAATCTGCCCCCGCAGCCCTTTCTTCTGGCCCTTGCCTCGAGCTCTAACATCGGGTCCGCGGCCACCCCGATAGGCAACCCACAAAACCTGGTTATCGCTGTGCAGAGTGGGATTTCCTTCGGGAAGTTCTTGGCAGGGCTCTTCCCCGCAGTGCTCGTGGGGGGGCTCGTGAATGCAGCCATCCTCCTCTGCTACTTCTGGAAATTATTGTCGGTCGACAAGGATGAGGAGGTGGCTTCGACCGTCGGGGAAGTGGTGGCCGAGGTTGACATGACTTTGCACCGGTTTTCGCCGGCTACAATGTCGCACCTTACTTCTATGAATTCCCAGGAGTTTGCTTCTGCCATGGGTTCTTTCGCGCGGAGCCCGTCCCTGTGCGGAGAATTTGGGCACACCTGTAGTCTGAGGTGCAGGACCAATAGCGTAGATATCGATGCACAAAATGCATCAGGAATCGAGTCCATGAGGGCCTCGAATGCATCACGGGAAGTGGCAGAGGGCGCTGGAAATCCTCAGAGGGAGGAAGGCGCATCGTCGAGGAGGGTTTCCAGAAGTTTTGGTAGCCAACGATGTGGCTCCAGAGGCGAGGCTTCTCTCCAAGCCTCGGAACCGAGGGAAAGCTCCATGGAGAGGTGGAAGGGTAGGATTCGGAAGACATGCGTCTATCTCGTGACTATCGGGATGCTCATCTCTCTTCTGATGGGGTTAAACATGTCTTGGACTGCAATCACTGCTGCTCTTGCTCTGGTGGTGCTCGATTTCAAGGATGCTTGCCCTTGCCTGGAGAAG GTTTCATACTCCCTGTTAATATTCTTTTGTGGGATGTTCATAACTGTTGATGGCTTTAATAAAACCGGCATACCGAGTGCTCTATGGGACTTTCTTGAGCCATATTCCCGCATTGACAGAGCTAGTGGGGTTGCACTTCTCTCCCTGGTAATTCTTCTGCTCTCAAATGTTGCCTCCAATGTCCCTACGG TTCTCCTGCTCGGTGCAAGAATTGCAGCATCTGCTGCACTTATTTCTCCAGCTGAAGAGATGCGGGCATGGCTCATACTAGCATGGGTCAGCACAGTGGCCGGAAACCTCTCTTTGCTGGGATCGGCGGCGAATCTTATAGTCTGTGAGCAGGCTCGGCGAGTTGAGGACTTTGCTTATAACCTCTCGTTCCTTGGCCATCTACGTTTCGGAGTCCCTTCAACCCTTGTTGTCACAGGGATTGGCTTGCTCTTGGTCAGGAGTTACTGA
- the LOC135644895 gene encoding UPF0496 protein 3-like: MRIRLNLFRDCKHQVQIGKREAVAPISSSSFNLCEEYTNAFRTESYHEFWAQVLDLTLDHGAALKPRGGSAAARLPSYRLLAEHLLDPDQPTVTKILTHLAKLCHPETHVLLSDYYSETAGASLLCGLLLKDIDRIRRRYRPLKATLRSLVSDSRSRNGLQAIGDFLADVSKTTNSFDSVASSRRKFRAVQEGSADLLKRLESGCKKMRAKLRFIKRLKRTLAISAIVLAASTFIIGACVPMHAFVTLMTLPPFLSSSSRLASARRLDRVVAQLDAAAKGTYILNRDLDTISRLVARLHDEAEHTLTLVRLCERHGSHRRRLTQEVARQITKNLASFHQQLDELEEHLYLCFMTINRTRRLVLEELLVAGSGRV, encoded by the exons ATGCGCATAAGGTTAAATCTCTTTCGAGACTGCAAACACCAAGTTCAAATAG GAAAACGTGAAGCGGTGGCACCGATCTCGTCTTCAAGCTTCAACCTGTGCGAGGAGTACACCAACGCCTTCCGCACCGAGTCATACCATGAATTCTGGGCTCAGGTTCTGGATCTCACCTTAGACCATGGTGCCGCCCTCAAGCCCAGAGGAGGTAGCGCTGCTGCCCGTCTCCCTTCTTATCGCCTCCTGGCGGAGCATCTCCTCGACCCGGACCAGCCCACCGTCACCAAAATCCTTACCCACCTCGCAAAACTTTGCCACCCTGAGACCCATGTCCTCCTCTCCGACTATTACTCCGAGACCGCCGGCGCCTCGCTTCTCTGCGGCCTTCTCCTGAAGGACATCGATCGGATTCGACGTCGGTACCGCCCGCTCAAAGCCACCCTTCGTTCCCTCGTCTCCGATAGCCGGTCACGTAACGGCCTCCAGGCCATAGGCGACTTCCTCGCAGATGTCTCCAAGACCACCAACTCCTTCGATTCAGTAGCTTCATCTCGACGCAAATTCCGGGCAGTTCAAGAGGGCTCTGCAGACCTACTCAAAAGGCTCGAGTCAGGCTGCAAGAAGATGAGGGCAAAGCTTCGGTTCATCAAGCGCCTCAAGCGAACCTTGGCCATATCGGCGATCGTCCTCGCGGCTTCGACGTTCATCATCGGTGCTTGTGTACCGATGCACGCTTTTGTAACCTTGATGACACTACCGCCGTTCCTGTCGTCGTCGTCTCGGTTGGCCTCGGCGAGGAGGCTGGATAGGGTGGTCGCTCAGCTAGATGCAGCGGCCAAAGGGACGTACATCTTGAACCGGGACCTGGACACCATTAGCCGGCTCGTGGCACGGTTGCACGACGAGGCCGAGCACACGCTCACCCTGGTAAGGCTCTGCGAGCGGCACGGCAGCCACCGGCGGCGGTTGACGCAGGAGGTCGCGCGGCAGATAACCAAGAACCTCGCGAGCTTCCACCAACAGCTGGATGAACTGGAGGAGCACCTGTACCTCTGCTTCATGACCATCAACAGGACTAGAAGATTAGTCTTGGAAGAGCTTCTGGTGGCTGGCAGTGGCAGAGTCTAA